TCGTGGGGGCTGCGCCGCCCCCACGCACTTTCGCACTCTCGCACTTTCGCACTGTCCGTCCATCACGCCCGCTCGGCCTCGCTGCCCAGGAGCAGCTCCACCACCCGGTCGAAGTCGTCGGCGTTGTAGAACGGGATCTCGATCCGCCCGGCCTTTCCGCTGGTCACCCGGATCCGCGCCGCCGTTCCCAGCGCGCGCTGCAGCTCCGCCTCCAGGTGGCGGACGTGCGGGTCGTCCATCGCGTCGCGCAGCCCGGCCATGGTCGAGCGCGGCGACGGGGCGCCCGAGCCGCCGGGGCGCAGCTGCCGCACCCGCTCCTCGATGGTGCGCACGCTCATCCCGGCGTCCACCGCCTGGCGCGCCAGGTCGGCCATCTCCCGCTCGTCTTCCAGCCCCAGCAGCGCGCGGGCGTGCCCCATCGACAGGTCGCCCTCGTTCACCATCCGCTGCACCGACGCGGGGAGCGCCAGGAGGCGGAGGAGGTTGGCCACGGTCGAGCGCTCGCGGCCCACGCTGTCGGCCACCTCGGCCTGGGTGTAGCCGAACTCGTCGATCAGCTGCTTGTACCCGGCCGCCTCTTCCAGCGCCGAGAGCCCGGCGCGCTGCACGTTCTCGACGATCGCGAGGACGAGCATCGCCCGGTCGTCGATGTCGCGCACCACCACCGGCACCTGCGACCACCCCAGCCGCCGCACCGCCCGCCACCGCCGCTCTCCCGCAATCAGCTCCCACTCCGCCCCCTCCGGCGTGGTCGCCGTTCGCGGGCGCACCACCAAGGGCTGCAGCAGGCCGTTCTTGCGGATCGACTCCTCCAGCTCTGCCAACTGCTCGGCGCTGAACTCGCGGCGCGGCTGGAACGGGTTGGGCGCGATCCGGCTGGTGGGAACCTCGCGCACCCCGTCGCCGGTCTCGATCGCCTGCTGCGTCTCGGCCGAGAAGTCGCCCAGCAGGGCGCTGAGGCCCTTCCCCAGCCGGGGCTTGCGGGTGGCCACGGGCTACTCTCCCCCCGCCGCGGCCATCGGCTCCGGCTCGGCGCTCCGCCCCGCCTTCCCCTTCTTGGCGATGACCTCCTTCGCCAGCGAGAGGTAGCTCTTGGCGCCCACGGACAGGATGTCGTAGAGGACGATCGGCTTCCCGAAGCTGGGCGCCTCGGCGATGCGCACGTTGCGGGGGATGGTCGTCTTGTACACCTTGGGGCCGAAGTACTCCTTCGCCTCGTCGGCCACCTGCCGCGACAGGTTCAGGCGCCCGTCGTACATCGTGAGCAGCACCCCCTCGATCTGCAGCGCGGGGTTCAGGTTCTTCTGCACGATGGTGACCGTGTTCAGCAGCTGCGACAAACCTTCCAGTGCGTAGAACTCGCACTGGATGGGGATGAGGACCGAGTCGGACGCGGCCAGCGTGTTCAGCGTCAGCAGCCCGAGCGACGGCGGGCAGTCGATGAGGATGAAGTCGTAGCGGTCGCGGACGGCCTCGATCGCGCGGCGGAGGATGATCTCGCGCCCCTTGCGGTTCACCAGCTCCACCTCGGCGCCCACCAGGTCGCGCGTGGCGGGGACCACGTCCAGGTAGGGAAAGTGCACCTGCCGGACGATCACGTCCTCGATCGGCACCTCCTCGAGAAGAACGTCGTAGATCGACTTCTCGACCTCGTCCTTGTCGATGCCGAGCCCGCTGGTGGCGTTCCCCTGCGGATCGGTGTCGATCACCAGCGTGCGCTTCTCGGCGACCGCCAGGCAGGCGCCGAGGTTGATGGCCGTGGTGGTCTTGCCGACGCCGCCCTTCTGGTTCGCGATGGCGATGATGCGCGACACGCGTCCTCTGCGCTTGGATGGGGGGATGGGTGCGGGGAATCTACACGGCGGGGTGCGCTTAGTCCAGAAACGCAGGGCGGAATGTTCCACGTGGAACATTCATAGGAGACAGGGGAGAGGGGACAGGGAACAGGTACGGCAAGGCGTCCGGTGGAGGAAATCCACGCGGCCCGTGAGAAATGCGGCTGCCGGAGAGTCACCTCACCGGGAGCAGTTCCCTGTCCCCTGTTCCCTGTCCTCTGTTCCCTCGCTTCCGCACCTCCATCACCAGGTTCTGCAGATCGCTGGGGCTCACGCCGGGAATGCGGCCGGCCTGCGCGAGCGTGGCGGGGCGGACGCGGTCCAGCTTCTGGCGCGCCTCGAAGCTGAGCGACGCGAGGTCGGGGTAGGGGAGATCGCCGGGAAGCGCGAAGTCGGCCTGCCGCCGGAGCGTGTCCGCACGGTCGCGCTCACGCGAGAGGTAGCCCTCGTACTTCAGCTCCATCTCCGCGCTCACCAGCGCCTCGGCCGCCGCAAGCTCGTCCTCCCCCTCCACCGGCGCGCCGCCGACCGCTTCGGCCAGCGCGGCGGCGGTGATGCCCGGACGCTTCAGGATCGCGGCGAGGCGCGTCGGCTCGCGGAGAGGCTGCGAGTTGGCGGACGCGAGGAGATCGGCCACCTGCCCGGGCGCAGCGTTGGTGCCGCGCAGCCACGCATCCATCCGCGCGGCAAGCTCGAGGCGGCGATCCAGGACGGCGCGCTGTTCGTCGGTCAGCAGCCCACGCTCGGCGGCGATGGGGGCGAGGCGGTGCAGGGCATTGTCCTGCCGCAGCACCAGCCGGAACTCCGCGCGCGAGGTGAAGAGGCGATACGGCTCGTCGGTCCCCTTCGTCACCAGGTCGTCCACCAGCACGCCGATGAACGCCTGGTCGCGCTCCAGGATCAGCGGCTCGCGGCCCAGCGCGTGGAACGCGGCGTTCGCGCCGGCGAGGACGCCCTGGCCCGCGGCCTCCTCGTACCCCGTGGTGCCGTTCACCTGGCCGGCGAAGAAGAGGCCGTCCAGCGCCTTGCTCTCCAGCGTCGGGCGGAGCTGGTGCGGGGGGTAGTAGTCGTACTCGATCGCATACCCGACCTTGGTCATCCGCGCGTTCTCCAGCCCGGGGATGGACCGGAGCATCCGCACCTGCACCTCGGCGGGAAGGGAGGTGGAGAGGCCGTTCACGTACAGCTCCGTCGTCTCCAGCCCTTCCGGCTCCAGGAAGACCTGGTGGCGCGGCGCGTCGGGGAACTTCACGATCTTGTCCTCGATGGACGGGCAGTAGCGCGGGCCCCGGCCGGAGATCTCGCCGCCGTAGAGCGCGGACTCGTTCAGGTGGCCGGTGACCAGGTCGCGCAGCGGCTCGCCGGTCCAGGTGATCCAGCACGGCCGCTGCGGGAGGAGCGGCGCGCGCTCCCAGACCGAGAGGCGATACTCCTCCATCTCCCCCGGCTGCAGCTCCGTCTTCGCGTAGTCCACCGAGCGCCCGTCGATGCGCGGCGGCGTTCCCGTCTTGAAGCGCGCGACCTCCAGCCCCAGCGCCTCCAGCTGCTCGGCGAGGCGGACGGACGGCGGATCGCCCGCGCGCCCGGCGGGGACGGCGGGCGCGTGGCCGACGTGGATGCGGCCGCGCAGGAAGGTGCCGGTGGTGACGACGACGGCACGCGCGCGGAACTCGAACCCGCTCTCCGTCCGCACGCCCGCGACGCGAGCGCCTTCGATGATCAGCGAGCCGACCATCCCCTGGAAGAACTCCAGCCCCTCGTGCCGCTCCAGCAGCGCGCGCGCGGCGCGTGGATAGAGGCCGCGATCGCACTGCGCGCGCGGCGCCCAGACGGCGGGGCCCTTGGACCGGTTCAGCATGCGGAACTGGATGCGCGCGCGGTCGGTGGCCATCCCCATCACGCCGCCCAGCGCATCCACCTCGCGCACGACGGTGCCCTTGGCCACGCCCCCGATGGCGGGGTTGCAGCTCATCTGGCCGATGGCCTCGAGGTTGGCGGTGACCAGCAGCGTGCGCGCGCCGGCCCGCGCCGCCGCGGCCGCCGCCTCCACGCCGGCGTGCCCGCCGCCAACTACGATCACCTCGTACGCGCTCGTCATCACGCTCCTGATCATCCCGCGAAGCCGTTTTTCATCTCCCTATATATAACAATGTCAGCCCGGCCCCCGGTACCGGCATCTCCGTCCGATGTTCCACGTGGAACATTCCCGCTCTTCGCTCCACCTCCGCACTCCCGCACTCCCGCACTCCCGCACTCCCGCACTCCCGCACTCCCGCACTCCCGCACTCCCGCACTCCCGCACTCCGTACATGGCACACCCATTGCACCCCCGCGACAATCCCATACGGACGGGCACCCTTCACGACGAGGGAGGCAACGCATGCAAGACAGTAATTTCGGCGCCGGGGGCACCGGCGGCGGAACTGGAGAGAGCGGCCGCGGCTCGGGCCTGGGTGACGGATCGCCCAGCCTGGGCGCCACGGGCGGAAGCACCGGCGGCCTGAGCGGATCTACCGGTTCCACAGGCGGACTCGGCTCCCCCAGCGGCTCCACGGGCGGCAGCAGCCTGGGCGGGACCACCAGAAGCGGCGGCAGCCTGGGCGGGTCCAGCAGCGGGTTGGGCGGAACGAGCGGCCTCGGCAGCACCAGCGGCACCGGGCTGGGCGGCGGCACCACGGGGAGCACGGGTGGGCTGGGCGCCACCGGAAGCACCGGCGGGCTGGGCGGGAGCACCGCGGGCTCGGCCAACCGGCCGGAGTTCGGCGGGTCGACCGGCACGGCCACGGGCACCGCGAGCCGCTTGGGCGGAACGAGCGGCGGCGGGCTGGCCGACACGCTGCAGGAGCTGCAGGGGCGCGCCGACCAGCTGATGGACGAGGCGGCCGACCAGCTGGAGGAAGTGGCCGGGCGCATCGACGACCTGGCCGAGAAGGTGCCGAACAGGGGGCTGGGCGCTCGCGCCGGCGGAATGGCCTCGGGCGCGGCCGACACGCTGGAGAGCGTCGCGCGCTTCCTGCGCGACAACGACGTGAACACGCTGCAGCGCGAGCTGGGCCACATCGTGACCGAGCACCCGATCCCGGCCATCCTGGCCGCGGTGGGAGCCGGCTACGTGGTCGGCAAGGTCCTGCGCTAAGGGAGGCGGAACAATGGCGGACCGAGTCCAGCCGCCGGTGGTAACGGCGGTACCCGCGGACGGCCGCGCTCCGGCGGCCGAGCCGCAGCTGGGCGACCTGTTCCGGCAGCTCGCGCAGGACAGCGCCACGCTCGTCCGCCAGGAGATGGCGCTCGCAAAGGCGGAGCTGCGCGAGAACGTGAAGAGCGTGGCGCGCGACACGGCCAAGATCGCCGTGGGCGCCGTTCTCGCGGCCGTGGGAGCGCTCGTGCTCGTGCTCTTCCTGGTGCTGCTGCTGGGATCGGCGCTGAACCACTACTGGCTGGGCGCGCTGATCGTGGGCCTGCTGTTCGTGGCCATCGGCGGCTTACTGGCCATGAACGCCATGAAGCGGCTGAAGCACGACACCATTACTCCGGACCAGACTCTCCAGACCCTCAAGGAGGACAAGCAATGGCTGCAGAGCGAGATGAAGCAGGTCCGACGGGACCTGGCCTGAGCGGCACCGGGCGCGACAACGCCGGCCTTGAGGCCGGCACCACCGGCTCGGGCGCGTGGGGCGACGCGCCGGGGAGCGCCGACGTGCACGCGGGGATCGCGTTCAACCCGCAGAGCCAGCAGGACGAGGGGCTCCGCGACCGCACGGTGAACCGGGTGAAGGACGCGGCGGGAACGGTGGCCGACACGGCCGGCGACCTGGGGCAGCGGGCGCGCTCGTTCGCGGGCGACGTGGCCGGCCGCGCGGGTGACGTGGCGTCGCGCGCGAAGGACCGCATGGGCGCGGTGGCCGACCGGGCGCAGTCGGCGCTCGAGGAGCGCGGCTGGCTGGACCGCCTGCGCGAGAACCCGCTCCCGGTGCTCGGGGTGGCGTTCGGCGTCGGCTTCCTGATCGCGGGCGGGAGCCGCGGCGGCGGCAAGGCCACGCGGGTGCGCGGCGAGCTGCGCAGCGCGCTGGCGGCCGGGCTCTCGGCCGGGCTGGCGCAGGGGGCGCGCGCGTTCCTGCGCAACGCCGGCGCCGAGGACGGCGTGATCAACTCGGTGATGCAGAACATCCCCGGGCTGGGCGGGAGCGACTTCGGCGGGCAGCACGGCAGCGGCACCGGCGGGCGCAGCGCGTCGATGCGCGGCTCGGCCGGCACCGGGCGCGGCTCGTCGCAGTACGGCGGTGGTTCGATGGGTGGCGGATCGATGGGCGGCGGAACGCAGCCGCGCACCGGCCGGTCGCCCATGAGCGGCTCGGCGTCGGGCGGCACGGGGACGCAGCACCGCGGGCCGAGCCATCGGGAGAACCTCTGACGCGATGGCCGAGGCCGGATACCGCGTGACGGGCCGGGTGCAGGGCGTGGGCTTCCGCTGGTGGACCCGCGCCCAGGCCGCCCGGCTGGGTCTGGTGGGTACGGTGCGGAACGCGGAGGACGGATCGGTGGAGGTGCAGGCGCGGGGATCCGACTACGCGCTCGCCGAGCTGGAGCGGCTCCTGGTCGAGGGGCCGCCCCACGCCGCGGTGGCGCGCGTGGACCGGATCCCCGCGTCGCTTTCGTCCACGGCGGCCGCTTTCGAGATCGTCCGCTGATTTTCCGAAGCTGACCCGAAGAAAAACGGCTTCACCATTTCGCGCAGGGCTCACGATCGCCACCGGGCGAGGGTATCCGGTGCGCCCCCCACCCCAAAATCGATTCTGAGCGAAAAGAGACCGGGGTTTTCATCCCCCGATCTCCCCGATTTTCTTCGTTCTGCAGTGTCTGTCTATTTTCCGACGCAGAAATCTCCGAACACGCGGTCGAGCACGTCGTCGACCGTAACGGCGCCGATGAGGTCCTCCATTGCGCCGGCGGCGGCGCGGAGATGGGTGGCGGCGAGCTCCATCGGCACCTGCTCGTCGAGCGCGGCGATGAAGGAGGCGATCTCGTCGCGCGCGTGGCGGAGCGCGCGCGCGTGGCGCTCGCGCGTGACCAGCGGCGCCTCACCCGGGTCGCCCAGGATGTGGCCAAAGGCGAGCTGCAGGAGCCGGTCGCGGAGGGCGGGGAGTCCGGTGCCCTCCGTCGCGGCGATGGATACGGAGG
The DNA window shown above is from Longimicrobium sp. and carries:
- a CDS encoding ParB/RepB/Spo0J family partition protein is translated as MATRKPRLGKGLSALLGDFSAETQQAIETGDGVREVPTSRIAPNPFQPRREFSAEQLAELEESIRKNGLLQPLVVRPRTATTPEGAEWELIAGERRWRAVRRLGWSQVPVVVRDIDDRAMLVLAIVENVQRAGLSALEEAAGYKQLIDEFGYTQAEVADSVGRERSTVANLLRLLALPASVQRMVNEGDLSMGHARALLGLEDEREMADLARQAVDAGMSVRTIEERVRQLRPGGSGAPSPRSTMAGLRDAMDDPHVRHLEAELQRALGTAARIRVTSGKAGRIEIPFYNADDFDRVVELLLGSEAERA
- a CDS encoding AAA family ATPase, with translation MSRIIAIANQKGGVGKTTTAINLGACLAVAEKRTLVIDTDPQGNATSGLGIDKDEVEKSIYDVLLEEVPIEDVIVRQVHFPYLDVVPATRDLVGAEVELVNRKGREIILRRAIEAVRDRYDFILIDCPPSLGLLTLNTLAASDSVLIPIQCEFYALEGLSQLLNTVTIVQKNLNPALQIEGVLLTMYDGRLNLSRQVADEAKEYFGPKVYKTTIPRNVRIAEAPSFGKPIVLYDILSVGAKSYLSLAKEVIAKKGKAGRSAEPEPMAAAGGE
- the mnmG gene encoding tRNA uridine-5-carboxymethylaminomethyl(34) synthesis enzyme MnmG → MTSAYEVIVVGGGHAGVEAAAAAARAGARTLLVTANLEAIGQMSCNPAIGGVAKGTVVREVDALGGVMGMATDRARIQFRMLNRSKGPAVWAPRAQCDRGLYPRAARALLERHEGLEFFQGMVGSLIIEGARVAGVRTESGFEFRARAVVVTTGTFLRGRIHVGHAPAVPAGRAGDPPSVRLAEQLEALGLEVARFKTGTPPRIDGRSVDYAKTELQPGEMEEYRLSVWERAPLLPQRPCWITWTGEPLRDLVTGHLNESALYGGEISGRGPRYCPSIEDKIVKFPDAPRHQVFLEPEGLETTELYVNGLSTSLPAEVQVRMLRSIPGLENARMTKVGYAIEYDYYPPHQLRPTLESKALDGLFFAGQVNGTTGYEEAAGQGVLAGANAAFHALGREPLILERDQAFIGVLVDDLVTKGTDEPYRLFTSRAEFRLVLRQDNALHRLAPIAAERGLLTDEQRAVLDRRLELAARMDAWLRGTNAAPGQVADLLASANSQPLREPTRLAAILKRPGITAAALAEAVGGAPVEGEDELAAAEALVSAEMELKYEGYLSRERDRADTLRRQADFALPGDLPYPDLASLSFEARQKLDRVRPATLAQAGRIPGVSPSDLQNLVMEVRKRGNRGQGTGDRELLPVR
- a CDS encoding phage holin family protein; protein product: MADRVQPPVVTAVPADGRAPAAEPQLGDLFRQLAQDSATLVRQEMALAKAELRENVKSVARDTAKIAVGAVLAAVGALVLVLFLVLLLGSALNHYWLGALIVGLLFVAIGGLLAMNAMKRLKHDTITPDQTLQTLKEDKQWLQSEMKQVRRDLA
- a CDS encoding acylphosphatase encodes the protein MAEAGYRVTGRVQGVGFRWWTRAQAARLGLVGTVRNAEDGSVEVQARGSDYALAELERLLVEGPPHAAVARVDRIPASLSSTAAAFEIVR